One part of the Flavobacterium johnsoniae UW101 genome encodes these proteins:
- a CDS encoding glutathione peroxidase: MKKILFIACSAIFFISAQAEAQTSKNKLSKSDKAMAKETIYQFKVEDLSGDTFDFASLKGKKILIVNTASKCGLTPQYKDLEAVYKEYKDKGFVIVGFPANNFASQEPGTNKEIETFCQQNYGVTFPMMNKVSVKGDDMCDVYKFLTQKSKNGLQDSEVEWNFQKYLINEKGELVKVIKPRTLVTEPEVINWIKS, from the coding sequence ATGAAAAAAATACTATTTATAGCTTGCAGTGCCATTTTTTTTATAAGTGCACAAGCTGAGGCTCAAACAAGCAAGAATAAATTATCTAAATCAGATAAGGCTATGGCAAAAGAAACAATTTACCAGTTTAAAGTAGAAGATTTATCAGGAGACACTTTTGATTTTGCGTCTTTAAAAGGCAAAAAAATCTTAATTGTAAATACAGCATCAAAATGCGGTTTAACGCCTCAATACAAAGATCTTGAAGCTGTTTATAAAGAATACAAAGATAAAGGATTTGTAATTGTTGGTTTTCCTGCAAACAACTTCGCATCGCAAGAGCCTGGAACAAACAAAGAAATTGAAACTTTCTGCCAGCAGAATTACGGTGTAACTTTTCCTATGATGAACAAAGTTTCTGTAAAAGGAGATGATATGTGCGATGTTTACAAATTCCTGACTCAAAAATCTAAAAACGGTTTACAGGATTCTGAAGTTGAATGGAATTTTCAAAAATACCTGATTAATGAAAAAGGTGAATTGGTTAAAGTAATCAAACCTAGAACTCTAGTAACAGAGCCAGAAGTAATTAATTGGATAAAAAGCTAA
- a CDS encoding ArsR/SmtB family transcription factor, producing MNNEISRISTIIGDPVRSVILWTLLDNRAYTAIELANVVETSPQNISIHLSKLVNADLLTVESQGRHKYYKLLNPEIAGVIEGIANLVPKERQKNVTDNNSGIKYCRTCYDHLAGKIGVEITAKLIDKKYIVLDNKAFLVTEEGKNFFNNLGIDLEALKKQKRIFAKPCLDWSERKHHLSGSLAAALLNKMFEMDWIRRIDNSRAVSITANGQKALYDKLKLIV from the coding sequence ATGAATAATGAAATTAGCAGAATAAGTACAATAATAGGTGACCCGGTGAGATCAGTAATTTTATGGACACTATTAGATAATAGGGCGTATACGGCAATTGAACTTGCTAATGTTGTTGAAACATCACCGCAAAATATCAGCATTCATTTATCTAAACTAGTAAATGCTGACTTACTGACTGTTGAAAGCCAGGGAAGACACAAATACTACAAGTTATTAAATCCCGAAATTGCTGGTGTCATTGAAGGAATTGCAAATTTAGTTCCCAAAGAAAGACAAAAAAATGTGACGGATAATAATTCTGGAATTAAATATTGCAGAACCTGTTATGACCATTTAGCAGGAAAAATTGGTGTAGAAATTACAGCGAAATTAATAGATAAAAAATATATTGTATTAGATAATAAGGCTTTTTTAGTGACAGAAGAAGGGAAAAATTTTTTCAACAATCTGGGAATAGATCTTGAAGCATTAAAAAAACAAAAAAGAATTTTCGCAAAGCCCTGTCTTGATTGGAGTGAACGAAAACATCATTTATCGGGTTCATTGGCGGCAGCACTTTTAAACAAAATGTTTGAGATGGACTGGATCAGAAGAATAGATAATTCCAGAGCTGTATCGATAACAGCAAACGGACAAAAAGCGTTATATGATAAGTTGAAGTTAATCGTATAA
- a CDS encoding RNA polymerase sigma factor, with the protein MSQEELLVLIYKKDERAFTHLYDMYSKSLFSVINVLIKNREEAEDVLQEVFVKIWKNIDSYNESKGRFYTWILNIARNTSIDKLRSKNFNNSQKNLSSDNFVNLLDDSNKLTNRIDTIGIQEFVKKLKPKCIEIIDLLFFKGYTQQEASEELALPLGTIKTQNRNCINDLRNYLKI; encoded by the coding sequence ATGAGTCAAGAAGAATTGTTAGTATTAATTTACAAAAAAGACGAAAGAGCTTTTACCCATTTGTACGATATGTACTCTAAAAGTTTATTCTCAGTTATTAATGTTCTAATAAAAAATCGTGAAGAAGCCGAAGATGTTTTGCAGGAAGTTTTTGTAAAAATCTGGAAAAACATCGATTCATATAATGAAAGCAAGGGCCGATTTTACACCTGGATCCTTAATATAGCTAGGAATACGTCTATTGACAAGCTGAGATCTAAAAATTTTAATAACAGCCAAAAAAACCTTTCCTCAGATAATTTCGTAAATCTGTTAGATGACAGTAATAAATTAACTAATCGAATTGATACAATTGGTATTCAGGAGTTCGTAAAAAAACTGAAACCAAAATGTATCGAAATAATTGATTTGTTATTTTTTAAAGGATATACTCAGCAAGAAGCTTCAGAAGAATTGGCACTGCCACTGGGAACTATCAAAACTCAAAACAGAAACTGTATTAACGATTTAAGAAATTATCTAAAAATATAA
- a CDS encoding anti-sigma factor — MEAQEYIESGILELYVYGLLTEKENLEIAELAKNNKDVDQEIIAIEKAIVALSSSFAPFHSVENFEKIKARLELKHGKVVELKPTSNWTQYVGWAAAVLLLLGFGYQTLELTKTKQAISTVGSEKNKIQREYAFLDQQNKQTEKNLSIVRDIKNTGVTLGGQAVSPTSFAKVYWNKQTKTTYIDAAGLPTPPKGMVYQVWSLKLSPVLTPTSIGLLDNFEGNSQKIFAVSQTDSAEAFGITLEPAGGSPTPTMEQLYTLGKV; from the coding sequence ATGGAAGCACAAGAATATATTGAATCAGGAATTCTAGAACTTTATGTTTACGGTTTATTAACCGAAAAGGAGAATCTGGAAATAGCCGAACTGGCTAAGAATAATAAAGATGTAGATCAGGAAATTATTGCGATAGAAAAAGCCATTGTAGCTTTATCATCCAGCTTTGCTCCTTTCCACTCTGTTGAAAATTTTGAAAAAATTAAAGCGCGTTTAGAACTTAAACATGGCAAAGTAGTTGAGTTGAAACCAACGTCAAACTGGACACAATATGTGGGCTGGGCAGCTGCGGTGTTATTACTGTTAGGTTTTGGATACCAGACTTTAGAACTGACAAAAACAAAACAAGCTATTTCTACAGTTGGAAGTGAGAAAAATAAAATTCAAAGAGAATACGCGTTCTTAGATCAGCAGAATAAGCAGACTGAGAAAAACCTAAGTATCGTTAGAGATATTAAAAATACTGGCGTAACACTTGGTGGTCAGGCGGTTTCTCCAACATCTTTTGCAAAAGTGTACTGGAACAAGCAGACAAAAACAACTTATATTGATGCTGCGGGTTTACCAACACCGCCAAAAGGAATGGTTTATCAGGTTTGGTCTTTAAAGCTTAGTCCGGTTCTTACGCCAACAAGTATTGGTTTATTGGATAATTTTGAAGGAAATTCTCAAAAAATCTTTGCTGTAAGCCAGACAGATTCTGCAGAAGCTTTCGGGATTACTTTAGAACCTGCAGGCGGAAGTCCAACGCCTACAATGGAACAATTATACACTTTAGGAAAAGTTTAA
- a CDS encoding Rossmann-like and DUF2520 domain-containing protein, whose translation MIRLTIIGSGNVAQHLIKAFSANPLVEIVQAFSRKKEALIHLLDSKKIVTEFSALKEADLYIISVSDNAISEVSSQLPFENQLVVHTSGTTSIDILDSKNRKGVFYPLQTFSKTKEVDFSVIPICLETENHNDYAILENTAKSISNAVFSISSEQRKALHVAAVFVNNFTNHLYQIGQEICEEHQVPFEVLRPLIQETAEKIKTLDPVDAQTGPAKRHDSVTTDAHLDFITNENQKNIYKILTQSIQNNGKKL comes from the coding sequence ATGATTCGACTCACAATTATTGGTTCCGGAAACGTCGCACAGCATCTGATAAAAGCTTTTTCAGCAAATCCTCTTGTCGAAATTGTACAGGCATTTTCGAGAAAAAAAGAAGCCTTAATTCACCTTCTTGATTCAAAAAAAATTGTAACCGAATTTTCTGCATTAAAAGAAGCAGACTTATACATTATTTCCGTTTCAGACAATGCCATTTCAGAAGTTTCAAGTCAATTACCTTTTGAAAACCAATTGGTTGTTCATACTTCAGGTACGACTTCAATTGATATTTTAGATTCAAAAAACAGAAAAGGCGTTTTTTATCCCCTGCAGACATTTTCAAAAACCAAAGAAGTTGATTTTTCAGTAATTCCGATTTGTTTAGAAACTGAAAATCACAATGATTATGCAATTTTAGAAAATACAGCAAAAAGTATTTCAAATGCTGTTTTCTCCATAAGTTCTGAGCAAAGAAAGGCTTTGCATGTTGCCGCTGTTTTTGTAAACAACTTTACCAATCATTTGTACCAGATTGGTCAGGAAATATGCGAAGAACATCAGGTTCCTTTTGAAGTTTTAAGACCTTTAATTCAGGAAACTGCCGAAAAAATTAAAACATTAGATCCTGTTGACGCTCAAACCGGTCCCGCAAAACGACATGATTCGGTTACAACCGATGCACATTTGGATTTTATTACCAATGAAAATCAAAAAAATATTTATAAAATACTAACACAATCTATACAGAATAATGGCAAAAAGTTATAA
- a CDS encoding alpha/beta fold hydrolase, which produces MKKNTILHVFMFLTSLINAQNNTKILNSKNSDSMEILKIQSHIPELKIAINHIIPQKTSNDYPVLFLHGSSFPAELSFGFKMNNSSWMQNLSENGYNVYALDFLGYGNSDRYPEMKSPSNKIVGRAAEVSLDVEKAVDFILKETGKSKIYLIGHSWGGSVAALYASKIPDNVEKLVLFAAITARNENTEFEKISNSFEEMTPQQRISAMKSLTPVNRECQLEPEIFESWGEIWKKSDPLTLKSENVTVRFPSGPSADVQDLLHNNSYYDPKKITVKTMIIRGEWDKYPDNNDAEGLFVSLENAASKKYVVIQKGTHVMHLEKSRNDLYNETLSFLKDNKNTLEDKEHDIAVIFEVIPNTAYKQNYLDIALSLKPELEKIEGFISIERFQSISNPEKILSLSFWKNEKAIEKWRNLESHRNAQSNGRDFIFKDYHLRIANVVRDYGMFDRNETPNDSKRVNK; this is translated from the coding sequence ATGAAAAAAAATACTATTCTGCATGTGTTTATGTTTTTAACTTCATTAATAAATGCTCAAAACAACACTAAAATTTTAAATTCAAAAAACTCAGATTCAATGGAAATTTTAAAAATTCAAAGCCATATTCCCGAACTCAAAATTGCAATTAACCATATAATTCCACAAAAGACTTCTAATGATTATCCTGTTCTTTTTCTTCATGGATCATCATTTCCTGCTGAACTTTCATTTGGTTTTAAAATGAATAATTCTTCCTGGATGCAAAATTTATCTGAAAATGGATATAATGTTTATGCATTAGATTTTTTAGGTTATGGAAATTCTGACCGATATCCAGAAATGAAAAGTCCGTCAAACAAGATTGTTGGAAGAGCTGCTGAAGTTTCTTTGGACGTAGAAAAAGCAGTAGATTTTATTTTAAAAGAAACTGGTAAATCTAAGATTTACTTAATTGGCCATTCTTGGGGAGGTTCTGTTGCTGCTTTATACGCATCTAAAATTCCTGATAACGTAGAAAAATTAGTTCTGTTTGCTGCAATAACAGCTAGAAATGAAAATACAGAATTTGAAAAAATATCAAATTCATTCGAAGAAATGACTCCGCAACAGCGTATAAGTGCTATGAAGAGTTTAACACCAGTAAACAGAGAATGTCAATTAGAACCGGAAATATTTGAATCTTGGGGAGAAATTTGGAAAAAAAGCGATCCTTTGACTTTGAAATCTGAAAATGTGACTGTTCGATTCCCTTCTGGGCCTTCAGCTGACGTTCAGGATTTATTACATAACAACTCATATTATGATCCAAAAAAAATCACTGTAAAAACAATGATTATAAGAGGTGAATGGGATAAATACCCTGATAATAATGATGCTGAAGGCTTGTTTGTTTCATTGGAAAATGCGGCATCTAAAAAATATGTTGTTATTCAAAAAGGAACACATGTTATGCATTTAGAAAAAAGCAGAAATGATTTGTACAACGAAACTTTAAGTTTCCTAAAAGACAATAAAAATACTTTGGAGGATAAAGAACACGATATTGCTGTAATTTTTGAGGTCATTCCAAATACTGCTTACAAACAAAACTATCTTGATATTGCATTAAGTCTTAAACCTGAATTAGAAAAAATAGAAGGCTTTATTTCTATCGAAAGATTTCAAAGTATTTCTAATCCCGAAAAAATACTATCATTGTCTTTTTGGAAAAATGAAAAAGCTATTGAAAAATGGCGCAATCTGGAAAGTCATAGAAATGCACAATCAAATGGCAGAGATTTTATATTTAAAGACTATCATCTGCGAATAGCTAATGTGGTGAGAGACTATGGAATGTTTGACCGCAACGAAACTCCTAATGATAGTAAAAGAGTAAATAAGTAA
- a CDS encoding AraC family transcriptional regulator has protein sequence MHNQRVLINPPHLSNEKSLKTLVENRSVYTLNQCELNLFETYESSNLVPLKFNDFVVTSMLRGKKIMHLFDEPAFDYLPGETVVVPSNIEMKIDFPEASRENPTQCLALAIDNTKINETLNFLNERYPKEGTDAFWQLNYQNYFFYNNVDLAATINKLIKECMSTSITKDALADLTLQELLIRIIQTQTAKSIDEGIVIQSNNPIYEVTEFIRLNLKENINLKILSEKACMSTTSFYRFFKRELGMSPIEYILNEKIKHAKKLLRNPGIQINEVCYLSGFEDANYFIRLFKKHEGITPKQYQLLYVN, from the coding sequence ATGCATAATCAACGTGTTTTAATAAATCCGCCTCATTTATCAAATGAAAAATCATTAAAAACACTTGTTGAAAACAGGAGCGTTTATACGCTTAATCAATGCGAATTAAATCTTTTTGAGACTTACGAATCGTCTAATCTTGTACCGCTTAAATTCAATGATTTTGTGGTAACTAGTATGCTTCGCGGTAAAAAAATCATGCATCTTTTTGATGAACCCGCTTTTGATTACCTTCCGGGAGAAACTGTAGTTGTTCCATCCAATATCGAAATGAAAATCGATTTTCCAGAAGCATCCAGAGAAAATCCCACTCAATGTCTCGCTTTAGCTATTGATAATACTAAAATTAATGAAACTTTAAACTTCTTAAACGAGCGTTATCCAAAAGAAGGAACTGATGCCTTCTGGCAGTTAAACTATCAGAATTATTTCTTTTATAATAATGTTGATCTTGCCGCAACGATCAACAAACTTATAAAAGAATGTATGAGTACATCGATAACAAAAGATGCTCTTGCCGATTTAACTTTACAGGAATTATTAATTAGAATTATCCAGACACAAACTGCAAAATCTATTGACGAAGGCATTGTAATTCAGTCCAATAATCCAATTTATGAAGTAACAGAATTTATAAGGCTCAATTTAAAAGAAAATATAAATCTAAAAATCCTAAGCGAAAAAGCCTGTATGAGTACTACATCATTCTATCGCTTTTTCAAAAGAGAATTAGGCATGAGCCCGATTGAATATATTTTAAATGAAAAAATAAAGCATGCCAAAAAACTGCTTAGAAATCCTGGAATTCAAATAAACGAGGTTTGTTATTTATCTGGTTTTGAAGATGCGAATTATTTCATACGATTATTTAAAAAACACGAAGGAATTACACCGAAACAATATCAGTTACTCTATGTTAATTAA
- the ccsA gene encoding cytochrome c biogenesis protein CcsA: MDKKIFSFLFSTRLMAVLFLTFAIAMGVGTFIESKYNTDTARILIYNTWWFEAIMLVFVINFFGNIKRYQLHKKEKWATLLLHIAFIFIILGAFITRYISYEGMMPIREGAAENQIYSDKTFLTVFVDGEYKGEMKRRVFEKSLLLSPVTNNDFSIDGKFDQTPFEVTYSKYIMGAKEVVKEDPNGILYLKLVEAGAGGREEHYLKEGEVQNIHNVLFALNKPTDGAININTTGKEYTIQTPFEGEFMRMADQFKGKVTKDNVQPLMMRSLYSIGDIRIVFPEPPIKGKVDYESNNDFKAKSHTDALIVKVKAEGQEKEVMLMGSKGSIGEPKTVKIGNIEYSLFYGSKAYVLPFKIKLNDFIADKYPGTEKSYSAFKSKVTVQDSTETFDADIFMNHVLDHKGYRFFQSSFDPDEKGTVLSVNHDFWGTNITYLGYFLLYIGLMAIMFTKHSRFGDLKKKLEAIQKKKEKLIKILVLFIALNGLSGFAQEAPHVHTPGHVHEHEHNHSTDPNDHANHVTAPPSQKQLDSLLNIYKAPESHAAKFGRLIIQDAGGRMKPINTFSSELLRKVSHSDKYNGMNSDQVFLSMTQYGQVWIQIPLIYIKSGNDSIRKIIGIDSKDQYAPFIKFFDQQGNYKLSPYLDAAYKAANPNNFEKDFVETDKKVNLMESALSGSILKIFPIPNDPNHKWVSYLERDNNNFKGMDSTYVKQILPLYFSALNNASISKNWDTADQLVESINGFQKKFGAKVRPSEDKIDAEIAYNKYDVFKVLPYWYITASILMLMFTILNIFFEKKWLRITVNGFHIIVGLLFVLHTLALIARWYISGHAPWSNAYESIVYVAWSTMFFGLAFDRKSKLTVASSAFVTAMILMAAYMNWIDPEIANLQPVLNSYWLMIHVAVIVASYGPTALGMILGFVALVLIFFTNEKNKAKMDLHIKEVSYINEMALTIGLIMLTIGNFLGGQWANESWGRYWGWDPKETWALISIMVYAFVIHARFVPALRGKWFFNLMSMFAFISILFTYYGVNFHLVGLHSYASGEAHSLNWIYYCLAVISVIGAVTYPKYRKYYKKK; encoded by the coding sequence ATGGATAAAAAAATATTCTCTTTTTTGTTTTCTACACGATTAATGGCCGTTCTTTTTCTAACATTCGCAATTGCAATGGGTGTTGGAACTTTTATCGAAAGTAAATACAATACCGATACAGCCAGAATTTTAATTTATAATACTTGGTGGTTTGAGGCAATAATGCTGGTGTTTGTGATTAATTTCTTCGGAAATATCAAACGCTATCAATTGCATAAAAAAGAAAAATGGGCCACTTTATTACTTCACATTGCCTTTATTTTTATCATTTTAGGAGCTTTTATTACACGTTATATTAGTTATGAAGGAATGATGCCAATTCGCGAAGGTGCGGCAGAAAACCAAATTTATTCAGATAAAACATTCTTAACCGTTTTTGTTGACGGTGAATATAAAGGAGAAATGAAACGTAGAGTTTTTGAAAAAAGCCTGCTGCTTTCTCCAGTTACCAATAACGATTTTTCTATTGACGGAAAATTCGATCAGACTCCGTTTGAGGTTACCTATTCTAAGTATATAATGGGAGCCAAAGAGGTTGTAAAAGAAGATCCAAACGGAATTTTATATCTTAAATTAGTTGAAGCAGGAGCAGGCGGACGTGAAGAGCATTACCTGAAAGAAGGTGAAGTTCAAAACATTCACAATGTATTGTTTGCTTTAAATAAACCAACTGACGGCGCTATTAATATTAATACAACCGGAAAAGAATACACTATTCAGACTCCGTTTGAAGGTGAATTTATGCGAATGGCTGATCAGTTTAAAGGAAAAGTTACTAAAGATAATGTACAGCCGTTAATGATGCGTTCGTTATACAGTATTGGTGATATTCGTATCGTTTTTCCAGAACCGCCAATTAAAGGAAAAGTTGATTATGAATCAAATAATGACTTTAAAGCAAAATCTCATACAGATGCTTTGATTGTAAAAGTAAAAGCTGAAGGACAGGAAAAAGAAGTAATGCTGATGGGTTCTAAAGGAAGTATTGGAGAACCAAAAACAGTTAAAATAGGAAATATTGAGTATTCTTTATTCTACGGAAGTAAAGCGTATGTCTTGCCGTTTAAAATAAAATTAAACGATTTTATTGCAGACAAATACCCTGGAACAGAAAAAAGTTATTCTGCTTTTAAAAGTAAAGTAACAGTTCAGGATTCTACAGAAACTTTTGATGCAGATATTTTTATGAATCACGTTTTGGATCATAAAGGATATCGTTTCTTTCAGTCTTCATTTGATCCGGACGAAAAAGGAACTGTTTTATCAGTAAACCATGATTTTTGGGGAACTAATATTACTTATTTAGGTTATTTTCTATTATACATTGGTTTAATGGCAATTATGTTTACTAAACATTCTCGTTTTGGAGATTTGAAAAAGAAATTAGAAGCGATTCAAAAGAAAAAAGAAAAACTAATTAAAATATTGGTTTTATTTATTGCTTTAAATGGATTAAGTGGTTTTGCTCAGGAAGCGCCGCACGTTCACACACCGGGACACGTTCATGAACACGAACATAATCATAGTACAGATCCAAATGATCACGCTAATCATGTTACAGCACCGCCAAGTCAAAAACAATTAGACTCATTATTGAATATTTACAAAGCGCCAGAATCTCACGCAGCAAAATTTGGACGTTTGATTATTCAGGATGCTGGAGGAAGAATGAAACCTATTAATACGTTTTCATCTGAATTACTTCGTAAAGTAAGCCACAGTGATAAATATAACGGAATGAATTCTGATCAGGTTTTCTTGTCTATGACGCAATATGGGCAGGTTTGGATTCAGATTCCTTTAATTTATATTAAATCAGGAAACGATAGTATTCGTAAAATTATCGGAATTGATTCAAAAGATCAATATGCTCCTTTTATAAAATTCTTTGATCAGCAGGGAAATTATAAATTATCTCCTTATTTAGATGCAGCTTATAAAGCAGCAAATCCGAATAACTTTGAGAAAGATTTTGTTGAAACCGATAAAAAAGTAAACTTAATGGAATCTGCTTTAAGCGGCAGTATTTTGAAAATTTTTCCAATTCCAAATGACCCAAACCACAAATGGGTTTCTTACTTAGAGCGTGATAATAATAATTTTAAAGGAATGGATTCTACGTATGTAAAGCAAATCCTTCCGTTGTATTTTAGCGCTTTAAATAATGCTTCAATTTCAAAAAACTGGGATACTGCAGATCAATTAGTAGAAAGCATTAATGGTTTCCAGAAGAAATTTGGAGCTAAAGTACGCCCGTCAGAAGATAAAATAGATGCAGAGATTGCTTACAACAAATATGATGTTTTCAAAGTATTGCCATATTGGTATATTACAGCATCTATATTGATGTTAATGTTTACGATTTTAAACATTTTCTTCGAGAAAAAATGGCTTCGTATTACCGTTAATGGTTTCCATATTATTGTAGGATTGTTATTTGTTCTTCATACATTGGCATTAATTGCCCGCTGGTATATTTCTGGCCACGCTCCTTGGAGTAACGCTTACGAATCTATAGTTTACGTAGCTTGGTCAACGATGTTCTTTGGACTGGCTTTTGACAGAAAATCAAAATTAACTGTGGCTTCATCTGCGTTTGTTACCGCAATGATTTTAATGGCGGCTTATATGAACTGGATTGATCCTGAAATTGCAAACTTACAGCCTGTTCTTAATTCATATTGGTTAATGATTCACGTTGCCGTAATTGTAGCAAGTTATGGTCCAACAGCATTAGGAATGATTTTAGGTTTTGTTGCTTTAGTATTGATTTTCTTTACCAATGAGAAAAACAAAGCTAAAATGGATTTACATATCAAAGAAGTAAGTTACATTAACGAAATGGCCTTAACAATTGGTTTGATCATGCTTACAATTGGTAACTTCCTTGGAGGACAATGGGCAAATGAAAGCTGGGGTCGTTACTGGGGCTGGGATCCAAAAGAAACCTGGGCTTTAATCTCGATTATGGTTTATGCGTTTGTAATTCACGCACGTTTTGTACCTGCTTTAAGAGGAAAATGGTTCTTTAACTTAATGAGTATGTTTGCCTTTATCTCAATTTTGTTTACTTATTATGGAGTAAACTTCCACTTAGTTGGTTTACACTCTTATGCAAGCGGAGAAGCGCATTCATTAAACTGGATTTATTATTGTTTGGCAGTAATTTCAGTAATTGGAGCAGTTACATACCCAAAATACCGCAAATATTATAAAAAGAAATAG
- a CDS encoding bestrophin family protein gives MISYNTKDWFTFIFHFHKSDTVRKLFPIMIAIGIYSALVGYLEIHYFKVNKNDYIHNIPIMHGMLGFVISLLLVFRTNTAYDRWWEGRKLWGGLVNSSRNLAIKLSAVLKDENDRNFFRKYIPLYADILHKHLKDADTSKQLFEDVELEIDQHKHKPNQLKRIMYHKINDLYDAKKISGDQLITLNEELTAFTDICGACERIKNTPIPYSYSAFIKKFIFFYTMTLPFGYSVSLGYLVAPVVVFIFYVLASLELIAEEIEDPFGDDENDLPTKKISENIKKHIEELI, from the coding sequence ATGATTTCATATAATACCAAAGACTGGTTTACATTTATATTCCATTTTCACAAGTCAGATACCGTTAGAAAATTATTTCCCATAATGATTGCCATCGGGATTTACTCTGCCTTAGTAGGATATCTTGAAATTCATTATTTTAAAGTTAATAAAAACGATTATATTCACAACATTCCCATTATGCACGGAATGCTGGGTTTTGTAATTTCGTTATTGCTTGTATTTAGAACCAATACGGCCTATGACCGCTGGTGGGAAGGCCGTAAACTTTGGGGAGGTCTTGTAAACAGCAGCCGAAATCTTGCTATTAAACTTTCGGCAGTTTTAAAAGATGAAAACGACAGAAACTTTTTCAGAAAATATATTCCATTATACGCTGATATCCTGCATAAACATTTAAAAGATGCCGATACCAGCAAACAGCTTTTTGAAGATGTTGAATTAGAAATTGATCAGCATAAGCATAAACCCAATCAGCTCAAAAGAATAATGTATCATAAAATCAACGATTTGTATGATGCTAAAAAAATATCCGGCGATCAGCTTATTACTTTAAACGAAGAATTAACTGCTTTTACAGATATATGCGGTGCCTGCGAGCGCATCAAAAATACGCCTATTCCCTACTCTTACAGTGCTTTTATTAAAAAGTTTATCTTCTTTTATACCATGACACTTCCTTTTGGATATTCTGTAAGTTTAGGATATTTAGTGGCACCGGTTGTTGTTTTTATATTTTATGTTTTAGCAAGTTTGGAACTTATTGCAGAAGAAATCGAAGATCCTTTTGGAGATGACGAAAATGATCTTCCAACCAAAAAGATTTCTGAAAACATTAAAAAACACATCGAAGAGCTGATTTAA
- a CDS encoding KdsC family phosphatase: MAKSYKEMMNDITTFIFDVDGVLTDSSVFVTTEGEILRTMNIRDGYAMKAAVESGYNVCIISGGSNEGVRVRLQNLGITDIHLGTPDKVKTFKEYTEANNIKPEQVLYMGDDIPDYHVMKLVGLPASPQDAVPEIKNICRYISHVKGGKGAARDVIEQVMKVQGKWMEYFNGKHD; encoded by the coding sequence ATGGCAAAAAGTTATAAAGAAATGATGAACGACATTACAACATTTATTTTTGATGTTGATGGCGTACTTACAGACAGTTCGGTTTTTGTAACCACAGAAGGAGAAATTCTTCGTACGATGAATATTCGTGACGGTTATGCCATGAAAGCGGCTGTAGAAAGCGGTTACAATGTGTGCATTATTTCTGGCGGCAGCAACGAAGGTGTCCGCGTAAGACTTCAAAATTTAGGAATTACTGATATTCATTTAGGAACTCCTGATAAAGTTAAAACATTTAAAGAGTATACAGAAGCGAACAACATCAAACCAGAACAGGTTTTATATATGGGAGACGATATTCCGGATTATCATGTAATGAAATTAGTAGGTTTACCAGCTTCTCCTCAGGATGCAGTTCCTGAAATTAAAAACATCTGCCGTTATATTTCGCACGTAAAAGGCGGAAAAGGCGCTGCAAGAGACGTTATCGAACAGGTGATGAAAGTACAGGGAAAATGGATGGAATAT